From the genome of Anaerolineae bacterium, one region includes:
- a CDS encoding Crp/Fnr family transcriptional regulator, giving the protein MIIRIAWHRQVERGSFFFLEGEPATHLYILTQGQVKLAQLTPEGHQVILRFACPGEMFGGIAALGAWEYPVSAEAMDDCQALAWDGETMARLMEQYPRLAVNALHLLAQRIQELQDRLREMTTERVERRIARALLRLIRQAGRKVEGGVLIDLPLSRQDLAEMTGTTLYTVSRILSRWEHEGLIESGRTRVLVRRPHGLVTIAEDLPGASASEELL; this is encoded by the coding sequence ATGATCATTCGAATAGCCTGGCATCGCCAGGTCGAACGCGGCTCCTTTTTCTTCCTTGAAGGTGAGCCGGCGACGCATCTCTATATCCTCACCCAAGGGCAGGTAAAGCTGGCTCAGCTTACGCCCGAAGGCCACCAGGTGATCTTGCGCTTCGCCTGTCCTGGCGAAATGTTCGGAGGCATCGCCGCCTTGGGGGCTTGGGAATATCCAGTCTCCGCCGAGGCCATGGACGATTGTCAGGCGCTGGCGTGGGATGGAGAGACGATGGCCCGACTCATGGAACAATATCCACGCCTGGCCGTCAATGCCCTCCATCTGTTAGCTCAGCGCATTCAGGAGCTGCAAGATCGCCTCAGAGAGATGACGACAGAACGGGTAGAGCGCCGCATTGCCCGCGCGCTGTTGAGGCTGATCCGGCAGGCGGGGCGTAAGGTGGAAGGTGGAGTGCTGATTGATCTCCCTCTCTCCCGTCAGGACCTGGCCGAGATGACCGGCACCACCTTGTACACCGTCAGTCGAATTCTCAGCCGCTGGGAACACGAAGGCCTGATCGAGAGCGGACGAACTCGGGTCCTCGTCCGCCGTCCACATGGCTTGGTAACCATCGCCGAAGATCTGCCCGGTGCCTCCGCTTCCGAAGAGCTCTTGTGA
- the argS gene encoding arginine--tRNA ligase, translating into MIRDAIAELIREGICRAQKAGELSPFEIPTILVEHPKQADHGDYATNVALQLARAAQMAPPRIAQIIVQHLPPADYIGRVAVAGPGFINITLAPIWIARQVETIRAANMTWGNLDIGRGQKAQVEFVSANPTGPLHIGRTWGAVLGDTIASLLEAAGYEVTREYYFNNAGRQMQILGQSVRARYLELIGRPAEFPEEGYQGDYIWEIARTIVEEQGTAWAEEDWPVFKERAEAWLFDDIRRTLERMGIYFDVWFNEYDLYTSSAIQKTVQALRERGYVYDKDGAVWFKATAFGADKDRVLIKSNGEPTYRLPDIAYHVNKLERGFHRIINVLGADHKDEYPDVIAGVRALGYDADRIQVVIHQFINLVREGKQVRMSTRRANYITLDDLLDEVTITHPESGVTIPGKDPVRFMLLTRSPDSPMNFDLDLVTRQTNENPVYYVQYAHARICSILRKAEEEGWQPDGPDGWETGDVTLLTHPAELTLIRKMLELPEVIESAVEKLAPHQLSFYAMDLASNFHAFYRDCRVLSSDPADAALTRARLKLVDASRITLARVLGLMGMTAPERM; encoded by the coding sequence TTGATCCGAGACGCCATCGCTGAGCTGATCCGAGAGGGCATCTGTCGTGCCCAGAAAGCTGGTGAACTCTCTCCCTTTGAGATACCCACCATCCTCGTCGAACACCCTAAGCAGGCCGATCATGGGGATTATGCCACCAACGTAGCATTGCAACTGGCGCGCGCCGCCCAGATGGCCCCGCCTCGGATCGCCCAGATCATCGTCCAGCACCTGCCCCCCGCTGACTACATCGGCCGGGTGGCCGTGGCTGGCCCTGGCTTCATCAATATTACCCTCGCGCCTATTTGGATCGCCCGTCAAGTAGAGACGATCCGCGCGGCCAACATGACCTGGGGCAACCTGGACATCGGCCGTGGGCAGAAGGCACAGGTGGAGTTCGTCTCAGCCAACCCCACCGGCCCCCTTCACATTGGGCGCACCTGGGGCGCGGTGCTAGGTGATACCATCGCCAGCCTGCTGGAAGCTGCGGGATACGAGGTCACCCGCGAGTACTATTTCAACAATGCCGGCCGCCAGATGCAGATCCTGGGCCAATCCGTGCGCGCTCGTTATCTGGAGTTGATCGGGCGCCCCGCTGAGTTCCCAGAAGAGGGCTATCAGGGCGACTACATCTGGGAGATCGCCCGGACGATCGTGGAAGAGCAGGGGACCGCCTGGGCCGAGGAGGACTGGCCGGTTTTCAAGGAACGCGCTGAGGCTTGGCTGTTCGACGATATCCGCCGCACCCTGGAACGCATGGGCATCTACTTCGACGTGTGGTTCAACGAATACGATCTATATACGTCCAGCGCGATCCAGAAAACAGTGCAAGCCCTGCGCGAGCGCGGCTACGTCTACGACAAGGACGGCGCCGTCTGGTTCAAGGCCACTGCCTTCGGCGCCGACAAAGATCGCGTCCTGATTAAATCCAACGGCGAGCCCACATACCGGCTGCCGGACATCGCCTACCATGTGAATAAGCTGGAGCGCGGCTTTCACCGCATTATCAACGTCCTAGGCGCCGATCACAAGGACGAGTACCCCGACGTGATCGCGGGCGTGCGGGCGCTCGGCTACGACGCCGACCGTATCCAGGTGGTGATCCATCAGTTTATTAACCTGGTGCGCGAGGGGAAGCAGGTGCGTATGAGCACCCGCCGTGCTAACTACATCACCTTGGACGATCTGCTGGACGAGGTAACCATCACCCACCCCGAATCGGGGGTGACCATCCCCGGCAAGGACCCGGTGCGCTTCATGTTGCTCACCCGCTCGCCCGACAGCCCTATGAACTTCGATTTGGATTTGGTCACCCGCCAGACCAATGAGAACCCGGTGTATTACGTCCAGTACGCGCACGCCCGCATCTGCTCGATCCTACGCAAGGCAGAGGAAGAGGGCTGGCAGCCTGATGGCCCTGACGGCTGGGAGACTGGCGACGTGACGCTGCTCACCCACCCCGCCGAGCTCACGCTGATTCGCAAGATGTTGGAACTGCCTGAAGTGATCGAGAGCGCTGTGGAAAAGCTAGCTCCTCACCAGCTCTCGTTCTACGCGATGGACCTGGCGTCCAACTTTCACGCCTTCTACCGCGATTGTCGTGTGCTTTCCTCGGACCCAGCCGATGCTGCCCTAACCCGGGCACGCCTCAAACTGGTGGATGCCTCGCGCATCACCTTGGCGCGCGTGCTGGGCTTGATGGGGATGACGGCTCCCGAACGCATGTGA
- a CDS encoding glycosyltransferase family 39 protein has protein sequence MTDRPEVAGQQDDQGRQALSLISRFSFPVSRSSSLLAFSIGLFLISLLLRLLWIGQPIVVDSVEWLRRGARFLLALQAGDWANTYGSAHPGVTNLWLIAAGLAGRSAVLGEPIPTLEITVLPRDAYPSLDYYIAARIPFAVVTSLCTVLIYRWASRVHGREIALMAAVLLALEPFWLGYNRVITTDALQGNLMTLSLLAFLCYLDGHGRRWVIISGILGGLAIITKLPALILWPVVASWAVLRRWAIDDKRRSKDNGQWRTLGVVLVGWVMLAVLTAVALWPALWVDSISVVQKINAQITQVELGERHQFFLGQTVDAPGPAFYPLALLFRTSPVTLLAVLGTLVAMAVSAARQRIHRPGLIAAWLIFLVALMAGLTMAETKFDRYLIPAYPALALIAATGIHALARCLSSITYRPLSRLARHPSATAQLLLAIAQAAFLLSVFPDLQAFYSPLAGGASVARQILMIGNGEGLDQAGKWLSAQDGSAHQMAAAWYPSVLDPYFAGRTMELNQQLPDGFWPWAMAHYVVLYVNQVQRSLPAPQVIRYFREQPAEFTVRLAGIDYAWVYPGPMVPPGPLPTDVIPLDAVFEGQIRLLGWEPPADPLLAGRGNLRLYWEVLKPPVPDLSVFVGLRDSAGRIWGRHDRPPVDGFLPLDRWLPGMRIRDAQAVSAFPGTPPGTYELEIALFSPSLGRNLTITASDGAPLGDRLRLGHVTIGPEPVPADPKRLEIRQRLDLAAGDITLLGLSYEADELPDGAPWPLVLWWQAGEKQRLTAVAPSHAFNVRLILQDAQGQTWERPSTHPIGGAYSPERWPPRAIVRDIWNALLPPGLSDGLYQAFLVIQDEAGREVARASAGTIRVRGRPHTFIVPSMQLRLDVNLSNQVILLGCDLTDEAGRPARRWKAGETYLVTLYWQPLRTWDVSHIGFVHMLDADRTVVAQRDQVPGEGQFPTTGWLPGEVLADRYRLTIPPDLPAGVYLLEAGLYRPDSLERLLVLDATGSPTADHVMLGEIAVGETP, from the coding sequence TTGACCGACAGGCCAGAGGTAGCGGGACAACAGGACGATCAGGGACGACAAGCTCTGTCCCTCATCTCTCGCTTCTCGTTTCCCGTTTCCCGCTCTTCGTCCCTTCTAGCCTTCTCAATTGGGCTGTTCCTCATCTCCTTGCTGCTCCGCTTGCTCTGGATCGGCCAGCCCATCGTCGTGGATAGCGTGGAGTGGCTGCGCCGCGGTGCCCGGTTTCTGCTGGCCTTGCAAGCCGGTGATTGGGCAAACACCTACGGCAGCGCCCATCCCGGAGTCACCAATCTATGGCTGATCGCCGCGGGGCTGGCCGGCCGGTCCGCTGTCCTCGGCGAGCCCATCCCCACCTTGGAGATCACCGTCCTTCCACGCGATGCATACCCATCCCTGGACTACTACATTGCCGCCCGCATCCCCTTCGCCGTGGTCACTTCGCTGTGCACCGTGCTGATCTACCGATGGGCCAGTCGCGTCCACGGCCGGGAGATCGCGCTGATGGCGGCGGTATTGTTGGCACTGGAGCCGTTTTGGCTCGGCTACAATCGGGTGATCACCACCGACGCGCTCCAGGGCAACCTAATGACCCTGTCGCTGTTGGCTTTCCTGTGTTATTTGGATGGTCACGGCCGACGCTGGGTGATTATCTCTGGCATCCTGGGTGGGCTAGCGATCATCACCAAGCTGCCAGCGCTCATCCTGTGGCCGGTGGTGGCGAGCTGGGCTGTTTTAAGGCGATGGGCGATAGACGATAAGCGGCGGTCGAAGGACAACGGGCAATGGAGGACGCTGGGGGTGGTCCTGGTCGGCTGGGTGATGCTGGCCGTGCTCACCGCGGTCGCCCTCTGGCCGGCGCTGTGGGTGGATTCTATCAGCGTCGTGCAAAAGATAAACGCGCAGATCACGCAGGTCGAGCTGGGCGAGCGCCATCAGTTCTTTTTAGGGCAAACCGTAGACGCTCCCGGCCCGGCCTTTTACCCGCTGGCGCTGCTCTTCCGCACCTCGCCAGTGACGTTATTGGCTGTGCTGGGTACGCTCGTGGCGATGGCCGTCTCGGCCGCTCGGCAGCGGATTCACCGGCCAGGGTTGATCGCAGCGTGGCTGATCTTCCTAGTTGCGCTGATGGCCGGGCTGACGATGGCGGAGACTAAGTTCGATCGCTACCTGATCCCGGCCTATCCCGCGCTGGCGCTGATCGCCGCCACGGGCATCCATGCGCTCGCGCGTTGTCTCTCGTCCATCACCTATCGTCCGCTTTCTCGTCTCGCTCGTCACCCCTCTGCGACCGCTCAACTTTTGTTAGCCATCGCTCAGGCGGCTTTTCTGCTGTCGGTTTTCCCCGATCTACAGGCCTTCTACAGCCCGCTCGCTGGCGGCGCCTCCGTCGCCCGTCAAATCCTCATGATCGGCAACGGCGAGGGGTTAGATCAGGCAGGGAAGTGGCTATCGGCCCAGGACGGCTCCGCGCACCAGATGGCGGCGGCCTGGTATCCCTCTGTCCTGGACCCGTACTTCGCCGGCCGCACTATGGAGCTCAATCAGCAATTACCCGACGGCTTTTGGCCATGGGCGATGGCCCACTATGTGGTTCTGTATGTCAATCAAGTACAGCGCTCCCTGCCAGCCCCTCAGGTCATCCGGTATTTTCGAGAGCAGCCGGCCGAGTTTACCGTCAGGCTCGCGGGCATTGACTACGCCTGGGTCTATCCGGGGCCGATGGTGCCGCCAGGGCCACTGCCTACCGACGTGATCCCCCTTGACGCCGTGTTCGAGGGGCAAATCAGGCTGCTCGGCTGGGAGCCGCCGGCTGATCCGTTGCTGGCTGGACGGGGCAACCTGCGCCTGTACTGGGAAGTGTTGAAACCGCCCGTCCCTGATCTCAGCGTGTTTGTCGGGCTGCGTGACAGCGCTGGACGCATCTGGGGCAGGCACGACCGGCCGCCGGTGGACGGCTTTCTGCCGTTGGATCGCTGGCTACCCGGAATGCGCATTCGTGACGCCCAGGCGGTGTCTGCGTTTCCAGGCACCCCGCCTGGCACCTACGAGCTAGAGATCGCGCTGTTCTCGCCCTCGCTGGGGCGCAACTTGACGATCACAGCGAGCGATGGCGCACCACTAGGCGATCGCTTGAGGCTTGGCCATGTGACCATCGGGCCGGAGCCGGTTCCGGCCGATCCTAAGCGCCTGGAGATCAGACAACGGCTAGACCTCGCAGCTGGCGATATCACGTTATTAGGCCTGAGCTATGAGGCCGATGAACTTCCAGACGGGGCGCCCTGGCCACTAGTGCTATGGTGGCAGGCCGGGGAGAAGCAGCGCCTCACCGCTGTTGCCCCATCCCATGCGTTCAACGTTCGATTAATCTTGCAGGATGCGCAGGGTCAGACTTGGGAACGGCCGTCTACGCATCCAATAGGCGGTGCTTACTCACCAGAACGATGGCCTCCTCGCGCCATCGTCCGCGACATATGGAATGCCTTGCTTCCCCCAGGGCTGTCTGATGGGCTCTATCAGGCGTTCCTGGTGATCCAGGACGAGGCCGGTCGGGAAGTGGCCCGGGCATCAGCCGGCACGATCCGCGTGCGTGGGCGGCCTCACACATTCATCGTTCCTTCCATGCAGCTTCGCCTCGATGTAAACCTGAGTAACCAAGTGATCTTGTTGGGATGCGACCTGACCGATGAGGCCGGCCGGCCGGCGCGACGCTGGAAGGCCGGCGAGACGTATCTGGTCACCCTGTACTGGCAACCGCTGAGGACATGGGACGTGTCACATATCGGCTTCGTGCACATGTTAGACGCCGATCGCACGGTCGTAGCCCAGAGGGACCAGGTGCCAGGCGAAGGGCAATTCCCCACCACCGGCTGGCTGCCGGGTGAGGTCCTGGCCGATCGCTACCGATTGACGATACCGCCAGACCTTCCTGCCGGCGTGTATTTGCTAGAAGCCGGGCTCTATCGTCCCGATTCGCTCGAACGGTTGCTGGTGTTGGATGCGACTGGGAGTCCAACGGCGGATCACGTCATGCTGGGAGAAATCGCTGTGGGGGAAACGCCGTGA